A section of the Terriglobia bacterium genome encodes:
- a CDS encoding cytochrome c encodes MTATDNRLRPPLRQCRAILLLCAAVVISIAPGVRAQTSAGGYFIPGDPKAGMKSFFEKGCGRCHSVLGEGGRTAPDLARAPAGYLSSAEMLAAMWNHAPAMWEKMRVEHVPPPHFSEAEMANLFAFLSSVRSLDEPGDPQRGKQLLSEKKCLECHSVAGRGGHVGPDLRNWASYRNPVSWIQAMWNHAPAMQGALAARGYAWPRFEGNDVADLIAYIRTLAPNSRKKIYVRAADAEAGARIFQQKGCLNCHAVGGKGGGRAPDLGTRTFPRTLGQFAGLMWNHAPRMRASMQAQQVSRPEFSNKEMADLISYLFVQRYFEVSGNAARGRRVYLEKGCGACHTLGSGTGKGPDLTRSGTGAAPISIATALWNHGPMMLETMHQEQVAWPRFQPGEIVDLLEFLNRARSAPLQAGVRR; translated from the coding sequence ATGACTGCCACCGATAACCGCCTGCGACCGCCATTGCGGCAGTGCCGCGCCATCCTGCTGCTGTGTGCGGCGGTGGTGATCTCGATCGCTCCCGGCGTGCGCGCGCAAACGAGCGCCGGCGGCTACTTCATTCCGGGCGATCCCAAAGCCGGCATGAAGAGCTTCTTCGAGAAGGGCTGCGGGCGCTGCCACTCAGTCCTGGGTGAGGGCGGACGCACCGCGCCGGACTTGGCACGGGCTCCGGCCGGATACCTGAGTTCGGCGGAAATGCTGGCGGCGATGTGGAATCACGCCCCCGCCATGTGGGAAAAGATGCGCGTGGAACACGTTCCCCCTCCGCACTTCAGCGAAGCGGAGATGGCGAACCTGTTCGCCTTTCTCTCCTCCGTCCGCTCTCTGGACGAGCCGGGGGACCCGCAACGAGGGAAACAATTACTGTCGGAGAAGAAATGCCTGGAGTGTCATTCGGTCGCGGGCCGCGGCGGGCATGTTGGTCCGGACCTAAGAAATTGGGCGAGCTATCGCAATCCCGTGAGTTGGATCCAGGCGATGTGGAACCACGCACCCGCCATGCAGGGGGCGCTGGCGGCCCGGGGCTACGCCTGGCCGCGGTTCGAAGGCAACGATGTCGCCGACCTGATCGCGTACATCCGCACCCTGGCACCGAACTCCAGGAAGAAGATCTATGTCCGTGCAGCGGACGCCGAGGCCGGGGCGAGGATCTTCCAACAGAAGGGATGCCTGAATTGCCACGCTGTGGGCGGCAAAGGCGGCGGCCGCGCCCCCGACCTGGGCACCCGCACGTTCCCTCGCACGTTGGGCCAGTTTGCCGGGTTGATGTGGAACCATGCGCCGCGGATGCGCGCCAGCATGCAGGCGCAGCAAGTCTCCCGTCCCGAGTTTTCGAACAAGGAAATGGCGGACCTGATCTCCTACCTGTTCGTACAGCGTTATTTCGAAGTGTCAGGGAATGCGGCGCGGGGACGCCGCGTGTACTTGGAAAAGGGCTGCGGTGCGTGCCACACGCTGGGGTCGGGAACCGGCAAGGGGCCCGACTTGACGCGCAGCGGAACCGGCGCTGCGCCCATCTCCATCGCCACAGCTCTGTGGAACCACGGCCCCATGATGCTGGAGACCATGCACCAGGAGCAAGTGGCCTGGCCGCGCTTTCAACCGGGCGAAATCGTCGATCTTCTTGAATTTCTGAACCGCGCACGCAGCGCGCCATTGCAGGCAGGAGTGAGACGGTGA
- a CDS encoding cytochrome c family protein, protein MMRPFGGFLSRIANSTRSRVLLAFVVCFLLTDLLAIVVGAGRTVRQPIAFNHSKHVESGAACPDCHTGVQTKAHATLPDLAVCMGCHETPLSQSPEEAKIRTIAAAGQKVAWTQLTRVPAHVYFSHRRHVQIAQLDCTECHGPVAKSTTPPTAEFRPATMDNCLACHAKRGVQTDCNDCHR, encoded by the coding sequence ATGATGCGGCCCTTCGGTGGGTTCCTCTCGCGCATTGCCAACAGCACACGTTCCAGAGTGCTTCTGGCCTTCGTGGTCTGCTTCCTCCTGACGGACCTGCTGGCCATCGTAGTCGGGGCGGGCAGGACAGTGCGGCAGCCGATCGCTTTCAACCACTCGAAGCACGTTGAAAGCGGCGCTGCCTGCCCCGACTGTCATACTGGGGTGCAGACGAAGGCACATGCCACGTTGCCCGATCTAGCCGTCTGCATGGGTTGTCATGAGACGCCGCTGTCGCAGAGCCCGGAAGAAGCAAAGATCCGGACCATCGCGGCAGCGGGCCAGAAAGTGGCCTGGACTCAACTGACGCGGGTACCCGCACACGTGTACTTCTCGCATCGGCGCCACGTGCAAATCGCGCAACTAGATTGTACCGAGTGTCACGGGCCGGTCGCCAAATCGACCACGCCGCCGACTGCCGAATTCCGCCCTGCCACGATGGACAACTGCCTCGCTTGCCACGCCAAGCGCGGTGTGCAGACCGACTGCAATGACTGCCACCGATAA
- a CDS encoding molybdopterin-dependent oxidoreductase, with protein MTQDFDRRNFLKVATAGAVGVATSGLTLRALSQVNSVLASEEVPVPSGPESLVPSICSLCPAGCGLRVRKVGERAVHVQGNPLHPVNHGGICPKGAAALQELYHPDRLRKPLRNTGTRQRPQWNEISWESAIEELAARLRTLRDAGHAPSVVFVDRGQRNLSAQLIRTFLRAYGSPHYVPQPSGLDALQAAVYLQQGITDPVAYDFENTRYLLSFGVNLLEGWGSPATMMRAFGMWRDSASGRRTKFVQVESRLSVTAARADEWVPLRPGTEATLALGIAYVLITEGLYDATFVRDRCFGFDDWRDADGRQHMGFRSLVLRDYRLNDAAAFTAVPPETILRIARELGHNRPAIVLGDHQTSTLPGNPYAAMAAHSLNALLGSLEVPGGVLAQQPTPAAEGEQAASEPVTPASASATRALSDNTLYRLPDAILSRKPQPVELLILNQVDPVFEQPDGDSFRRAFEAVPFIVSLTAFVNESSALADMVLPVPVGLERWQESGTPPTVPYAMHSISAPVVKSRFDARDCGDIMLAVARKLGGPVAAKLPLDSFEQYLRAHSDRLFARQTGAVFASSLEERWDRLLERSGWWAPNYATADELWSQIQERGGWWEPAYYFGEWDRVLQTPSGRFEFYSQLLKRRADEDPGFVRANGLEAGDDRLCLPHQPRLAELAHEFPLQLVPHEVLPLAGGSGAHLPYLQQIAGLHLFEHWESWVEIHPETARQHGIADGDMVWVESKRGRVQARARLYAGVRPNVIHMPLGYGRREGGDWACRGANPFSIVETEYEPVAGLPQTDRTQVKLYRS; from the coding sequence GTGACCCAGGACTTCGACCGCCGCAACTTCCTCAAGGTGGCCACGGCCGGCGCCGTGGGCGTCGCCACATCCGGGCTGACGCTGCGCGCGCTCAGCCAGGTCAATTCCGTGCTCGCCAGTGAAGAGGTCCCGGTGCCGTCCGGGCCAGAAAGCCTTGTTCCGAGCATCTGCTCCCTGTGCCCGGCGGGCTGCGGGCTGCGGGTGCGCAAGGTGGGTGAACGCGCCGTACACGTGCAAGGCAATCCTCTCCATCCGGTCAACCACGGAGGTATCTGCCCGAAAGGGGCTGCTGCTCTGCAGGAGCTGTATCACCCGGACCGTTTGCGCAAGCCGCTGCGCAACACCGGAACCCGGCAGAGGCCGCAGTGGAATGAGATTTCCTGGGAGAGCGCGATCGAGGAGCTCGCTGCCCGCTTGAGAACGCTGCGGGATGCCGGACATGCGCCATCGGTCGTCTTCGTTGACCGGGGGCAAAGGAACCTCTCGGCCCAATTGATCCGCACGTTTCTCCGGGCCTATGGTTCGCCGCATTACGTGCCGCAACCGTCCGGCCTGGATGCGCTGCAGGCGGCGGTCTACCTGCAGCAGGGAATCACCGATCCTGTCGCCTACGACTTCGAGAACACGCGGTACCTGCTGAGCTTTGGAGTCAACCTCCTCGAAGGATGGGGGTCGCCCGCTACGATGATGCGGGCGTTCGGGATGTGGCGCGACTCCGCCTCCGGCCGGCGGACGAAGTTCGTGCAGGTCGAATCCCGGCTTTCGGTGACCGCCGCGCGTGCTGATGAATGGGTCCCGCTGCGGCCGGGGACCGAAGCGACGTTGGCTCTCGGCATCGCTTACGTCCTCATCACCGAGGGCCTGTACGACGCTACCTTCGTGCGCGACCGTTGCTTCGGGTTTGACGATTGGCGGGACGCCGATGGCCGGCAGCATATGGGCTTCCGCTCCCTGGTGCTGCGGGATTACCGGTTGAACGACGCTGCGGCTTTCACCGCGGTTCCGCCCGAGACCATCCTGCGTATCGCCCGCGAATTAGGACACAATCGTCCGGCCATCGTGCTCGGCGACCACCAGACCAGCACCCTACCCGGCAATCCGTATGCCGCCATGGCCGCACACAGCCTGAACGCGCTGCTGGGCAGCCTGGAGGTGCCCGGCGGCGTCCTTGCCCAGCAACCGACGCCGGCGGCAGAGGGCGAGCAAGCGGCGTCGGAGCCGGTCACGCCGGCGAGCGCTTCAGCAACGCGCGCTCTCTCGGATAACACCCTCTACCGGCTGCCGGACGCGATCCTCTCGCGCAAGCCGCAGCCGGTGGAGTTGCTCATCCTGAACCAGGTCGATCCCGTGTTCGAACAACCCGACGGCGACTCCTTCCGCCGGGCGTTTGAGGCAGTGCCATTCATCGTCAGCTTAACCGCATTCGTGAATGAAAGCTCCGCGCTCGCGGACATGGTGCTTCCGGTGCCGGTCGGGTTGGAGCGATGGCAGGAGAGCGGGACTCCCCCGACCGTCCCCTATGCCATGCACTCGATCTCGGCGCCGGTCGTGAAGTCGCGCTTCGATGCGCGCGACTGCGGCGACATTATGCTGGCGGTGGCGCGCAAACTCGGTGGGCCGGTTGCAGCCAAGCTCCCTCTCGACAGTTTCGAGCAATATCTTCGCGCCCACTCCGATCGCCTGTTTGCCCGGCAAACCGGCGCAGTGTTCGCTTCCAGCCTGGAAGAGAGATGGGACCGTCTGTTGGAACGCTCTGGCTGGTGGGCGCCGAACTACGCCACGGCCGATGAACTGTGGTCGCAAATCCAGGAACGGGGCGGTTGGTGGGAGCCAGCCTACTACTTCGGCGAGTGGGACCGGGTGTTGCAGACGCCATCGGGACGGTTTGAGTTCTATTCGCAGCTTCTGAAGCGACGGGCGGACGAGGACCCCGGATTCGTCCGCGCGAACGGGCTCGAAGCGGGGGACGATCGGCTGTGCCTGCCCCACCAGCCGCGCCTCGCCGAACTTGCGCACGAGTTTCCGCTGCAGCTCGTCCCGCATGAGGTCTTGCCGCTAGCCGGTGGCAGCGGCGCTCACTTGCCGTACCTGCAACAGATCGCTGGGCTGCATCTCTTCGAGCACTGGGAGAGTTGGGTCGAGATCCATCCGGAAACCGCTCGCCAGCACGGAATCGCGGACGGGGACATGGTGTGGGTCGAGTCCAAGCGGGGCCGGGTACAGGCGCGCGCGAGGCTGTATGCCGGTGTCCGCCCCAACGTCATCCATATGCCTCTGGGCTATGGCAGACGGGAGGGCGGCGATTGGGCGTGCCGCGGCGCCAATCCGTTTTCCATCGTAGAGACAGAGTACGAGCCCGTCGCCGGTCTGCCGCAGACCGACAGAACACAGGTCAAGCTGTACCGGAGCTGA
- the nrfD gene encoding polysulfide reductase NrfD, translating to MQAKHELLDRVLLQPIVATRSSFYRLAVVLLGFTTVAFFAWLRQLSRGLGVTGLNVPVYWGFYITNFVFFIGISHAGTLISAILRLCHAEWRRSITRAAEVITVLVLFFGVGSVIMDLGRPDRMLNVLRHPNFRSPLLWDVCSISVYLTASSIYLFLPLIPDLAILRDHGGKYIGFYRLLALGWRGTERQKRILNRAIAVMAVLVIPIAVSVHTVVSWVFAMTVQPMWHSAIFGPYFVVGAIFSGIASLMIAMALIRRIYFLQDYLKPVHFNNLGLLLLVMALLWFYFTFAEYITTFYGNDPVHLVVFYSKLTGRYALPFWVMFVTCFVIPVGILARRQTRTVTGTVIASVSVNIGMWLERFTIVVPTLSQPRLPWGKSSYSPTWVEVAITLGFGATFIFLYMVFTKFFPIVSIWEVQEGRECALSETAERIQSYLPGEVVVAQEVGD from the coding sequence ATGCAAGCAAAACATGAGTTGCTCGATCGCGTCCTGTTGCAGCCCATTGTCGCGACGCGCAGTTCGTTTTACCGCCTGGCAGTGGTGCTGCTCGGCTTCACGACGGTGGCGTTCTTCGCCTGGCTGCGGCAGTTAAGCCGGGGACTGGGAGTCACCGGCCTGAACGTGCCCGTGTACTGGGGCTTCTACATCACCAATTTTGTCTTCTTCATCGGCATCAGCCATGCGGGGACGCTGATCTCGGCGATCCTGCGGCTCTGCCACGCGGAGTGGCGGCGCTCCATCACCCGCGCTGCCGAGGTGATCACGGTCCTGGTCCTGTTTTTTGGGGTCGGCAGCGTGATCATGGATCTGGGGCGGCCCGACCGGATGCTGAACGTCTTGCGCCATCCCAACTTCCGCTCTCCGCTGTTATGGGACGTATGCAGCATCAGCGTGTACCTGACCGCCAGCTCGATCTACCTCTTCTTGCCGCTCATCCCCGACCTCGCCATCCTGCGCGACCATGGCGGCAAGTACATCGGGTTCTACCGCCTGCTGGCGCTGGGCTGGCGGGGCACCGAGCGCCAGAAGCGCATCCTGAATCGTGCCATCGCGGTGATGGCCGTTCTCGTCATACCCATCGCCGTATCGGTGCACACGGTCGTGTCCTGGGTGTTCGCGATGACCGTGCAGCCCATGTGGCACTCGGCCATTTTCGGACCGTATTTCGTCGTGGGCGCGATCTTTTCCGGCATCGCCTCGCTGATGATCGCCATGGCGTTGATCCGCCGGATCTACTTCCTCCAGGACTATCTCAAGCCGGTGCATTTCAACAATCTCGGCCTGCTGCTGCTGGTGATGGCACTGCTTTGGTTCTACTTCACCTTTGCCGAGTACATAACGACCTTCTACGGAAATGACCCCGTCCATCTGGTCGTCTTCTATTCCAAACTGACCGGCCGCTACGCGCTGCCGTTCTGGGTGATGTTCGTGACCTGCTTTGTCATACCGGTCGGCATCTTGGCACGACGGCAGACCAGGACGGTCACCGGCACAGTGATCGCGTCCGTTTCCGTGAACATCGGCATGTGGCTGGAACGGTTCACGATCGTGGTGCCGACTTTGTCGCAACCGCGCCTGCCATGGGGGAAAAGCAGCTACTCACCCACCTGGGTGGAGGTCGCGATCACGCTGGGTTTCGGCGCGACTTTCATATTCCTCTACATGGTGTTCACCAAGTTCTTTCCCATTGTCTCCATCTGGGAGGTACAGGAGGGGCGTGAGTGCGCACTGTCGGAGACCGCCGAGCGGATCCAGTCGTACCTGCCGGGCGAGGTCGTGGTCGCGCAAGAGGTGGGCGACTGA
- a CDS encoding cytochrome c family protein → MKLKQILLGLAMVGSLPLFAQAQYIGSGRCRPCHLQEAKSWQQTKMASGFDLLKAGVAAEVKKSKKLDPNKDYTHDAECLVCHTTGYGKPGGFESIEKTPALAGVQCEACHGAGGNYAKPNVMSFQNKEFKRAEVVAAGLVLPDAKACQGCHNSKSEFYKPFDFESRQAKGVHQRFPLKYQH, encoded by the coding sequence ATGAAACTGAAGCAGATCCTGCTGGGGCTTGCGATGGTGGGCAGCTTGCCCTTGTTCGCGCAGGCACAGTACATCGGCAGCGGCCGCTGCCGGCCGTGTCACCTGCAGGAGGCAAAAAGCTGGCAGCAAACCAAGATGGCATCCGGCTTCGACCTGCTGAAAGCCGGGGTTGCAGCCGAAGTGAAGAAATCGAAGAAGCTGGATCCGAACAAGGACTACACCCACGATGCCGAGTGTCTCGTATGTCACACGACCGGCTACGGCAAGCCGGGTGGGTTCGAGAGCATCGAGAAGACCCCTGCGCTCGCCGGCGTGCAATGTGAAGCGTGTCACGGGGCCGGCGGCAATTATGCGAAGCCCAACGTCATGAGCTTCCAGAACAAGGAGTTCAAGCGCGCGGAAGTGGTTGCCGCAGGGCTTGTCCTCCCGGACGCGAAAGCATGCCAGGGCTGTCACAACTCGAAGAGTGAGTTCTATAAGCCGTTCGATTTCGAGTCGCGGCAGGCAAAAGGCGTCCATCAGCGTTTCCCACTGAAATACCAGCATTGA
- a CDS encoding sigma-54 dependent transcriptional regulator, producing the protein MNEGIRNYAILVVDDDVILAHVLRDYLERLGYSVEVAHSAAEALEVQHTNGRISLALLDLMMPGTDGLTVMAQLREHNPELAVVIMTGFGTIENAVESMRRGAEDYITKPFDREAVRKKIGRLMEVFELRARVARLEANLQNSGAAFESLVYVSPQMHRVIEHARAAGATDASVLLVGETGTGKEMLARAIHGAGRRALSPFLPVNCGALPRELVESELFGHRKGSFTGAVADMPGVFPSANGGTVFLDEITEMPKDVQVKLLRVLQDKEVRPVGSAKAIGLDVRIIAATNRPLAAVRTEFLRDDLYFRLATVVLEIPPLRARPEDVLVLAQHFSERVSERYDRQVGLSRSAIELLLRYSFPGNVRELENIIESAAALSRADPQVIAEKEIQPLLSRSAPVATPSQEPLAMDDLERIAIERALRRADGNRTRAAALLGISRDTLYRKLREAKAEAMRDK; encoded by the coding sequence ATGAACGAGGGAATCAGAAATTACGCGATCCTGGTCGTCGATGACGACGTGATCCTGGCCCACGTGTTACGCGACTACCTGGAGCGGCTGGGCTACAGCGTGGAGGTGGCGCATTCGGCCGCCGAAGCGCTCGAAGTGCAGCATACCAACGGGAGGATCTCGCTGGCGCTTCTCGACCTGATGATGCCAGGAACGGACGGGCTTACTGTCATGGCGCAGCTCCGCGAGCACAACCCGGAACTTGCCGTCGTGATCATGACCGGCTTCGGAACGATCGAGAACGCGGTGGAATCGATGAGGCGCGGCGCCGAGGACTACATCACAAAGCCATTCGATCGCGAAGCGGTGCGCAAGAAGATCGGGAGACTCATGGAAGTGTTCGAGCTCCGCGCACGGGTGGCGCGACTTGAGGCGAACCTGCAGAACAGCGGTGCGGCATTCGAATCGCTGGTGTACGTCTCACCCCAGATGCATCGAGTGATCGAGCACGCACGGGCTGCCGGGGCGACCGACGCGTCCGTACTGCTGGTCGGCGAAACCGGGACCGGCAAAGAGATGCTGGCGAGAGCCATCCACGGCGCCGGGCGACGCGCCCTGTCGCCGTTCCTGCCGGTGAACTGCGGAGCCCTGCCGCGGGAACTGGTGGAAAGCGAACTGTTCGGCCACCGCAAGGGATCGTTCACCGGCGCGGTCGCCGACATGCCGGGGGTGTTCCCCAGCGCGAACGGCGGGACCGTTTTTCTGGACGAGATTACGGAGATGCCGAAAGACGTCCAAGTGAAGCTGTTGCGCGTACTGCAGGACAAGGAGGTGCGCCCGGTCGGAAGCGCGAAGGCGATCGGATTGGATGTGCGCATCATCGCGGCGACCAATCGGCCACTCGCGGCAGTCCGCACCGAGTTCCTGCGCGACGACCTGTATTTCAGGCTCGCTACCGTCGTACTGGAGATCCCGCCGCTGCGAGCCCGCCCCGAAGACGTTCTGGTACTGGCTCAGCACTTCTCGGAACGTGTATCGGAGCGCTACGACCGTCAAGTGGGGCTCAGCCGGTCGGCCATCGAACTGCTGCTCCGCTATAGCTTTCCCGGAAACGTGCGCGAACTGGAGAACATCATCGAGAGTGCCGCGGCGTTGTCGCGGGCGGATCCGCAGGTCATCGCCGAAAAAGAGATCCAGCCGCTGCTCAGCCGGAGTGCGCCGGTCGCTACCCCGTCCCAAGAGCCGCTGGCGATGGATGACTTGGAGAGAATAGCGATCGAGCGGGCGTTGCGGCGGGCCGATGGAAATCGCACCCGGGCCGCGGCGCTCCTGGGCATTTCCCGCGACACCCTCTACCGCAAGCTGCGCGAGGCGAAAGCAGAAGCCATGCGGGACAAATGA
- a CDS encoding PAS domain S-box protein: MSGNATERRWLWATLTLSCITMVAVVFAVWELVEYRYFRDADYLTLHYLYITRGMGSSLLLAFWAAWYVLRQRKASEEALRRSQEWYRGMLEVSPGAVALYDAGLCVAEWNAAAERLYGFSKKEAVGAVLPTVPPENMAELQDFISSVQQQRTVLDAETRRSGKDGKSFEVQLSLIPFRGLSGEPCFLEITYDIRERVRLRQTLLELEKLTTMGQMAAGTAHHLNTPLAAMLLRVQMMRERSAGNGLSGELEEMEASIGFCHQFVQRLLTFSRRPQPSKQVEQVKPLIESVASFLSPQLLAKHARLELQMQEGTADTVFGDRNELEALFLILVSNSLDAINGAGTIRIRCRNTEASRLRIEIADNGCGMERETLAHIFEPFFTTKAPGCGTGLGLAIAANILRDHGGSIGFESTPKQGTTAIVELPVCEYAAVEERGQR, encoded by the coding sequence ATGAGCGGCAATGCAACCGAGCGGCGATGGCTGTGGGCGACGCTGACGCTCTCCTGCATCACCATGGTGGCGGTGGTGTTTGCGGTCTGGGAACTGGTCGAGTACCGCTACTTCCGCGACGCCGATTACCTCACCTTGCATTACCTCTACATCACCCGCGGCATGGGATCGTCGCTGCTGCTGGCATTTTGGGCAGCCTGGTATGTCCTCCGACAACGCAAAGCCAGCGAGGAGGCGCTGAGACGATCGCAAGAATGGTACCGGGGCATGTTGGAAGTCTCGCCGGGTGCGGTGGCCCTGTACGATGCCGGGCTGTGCGTGGCCGAATGGAACGCCGCAGCGGAGCGGCTGTATGGGTTCTCCAAGAAGGAAGCGGTCGGCGCCGTTCTGCCGACCGTGCCGCCGGAAAACATGGCGGAGCTGCAAGACTTCATATCCAGCGTGCAGCAACAGCGTACTGTGCTGGACGCGGAAACCCGCCGTAGCGGGAAGGACGGCAAGAGCTTCGAGGTCCAGCTTAGTCTGATCCCGTTTCGAGGCCTTTCGGGAGAGCCGTGTTTCCTGGAGATCACCTACGACATCCGCGAACGGGTACGGCTGCGGCAAACGTTACTGGAGCTGGAGAAGCTGACCACCATGGGCCAGATGGCGGCGGGGACGGCGCACCACCTGAACACGCCCTTGGCAGCAATGCTTCTTCGCGTACAGATGATGCGGGAGCGATCTGCCGGCAATGGGTTGAGCGGGGAACTGGAGGAGATGGAGGCCAGCATCGGTTTTTGCCATCAGTTCGTACAACGCCTTCTTACCTTCAGCCGCCGTCCCCAACCGAGCAAACAGGTGGAGCAAGTCAAGCCTCTGATCGAGTCCGTGGCCAGCTTCTTATCGCCGCAATTGCTGGCCAAGCACGCGCGTCTGGAGCTGCAAATGCAAGAAGGCACTGCGGACACCGTATTCGGGGATCGCAACGAACTGGAGGCCCTATTCCTGATCCTGGTGAGTAACTCTCTCGACGCAATCAACGGCGCCGGCACCATCCGCATCCGCTGCCGCAACACGGAGGCGAGCCGTTTGCGGATCGAGATCGCCGACAACGGCTGTGGCATGGAGCGCGAGACCCTGGCGCACATCTTCGAGCCATTCTTTACGACCAAGGCCCCCGGATGTGGCACCGGGCTGGGGCTGGCAATCGCCGCCAACATCTTGCGCGACCACGGGGGATCGATCGGGTTCGAAAGCACCCCCAAACAAGGCACGACGGCAATCGTCGAACTGCCGGTGTGCGAGTACGCGGCGGTAGAAGAGCGGGGCCAGCGATGA
- a CDS encoding 4Fe-4S dicluster domain-containing protein encodes MPRWGMVIDLAKCTACQACTVACQSENNVTCVPPAEAARGRILSWISVLPEVEGEYPRIGMRLMPVPCVHCDSPPCIRVCPVGATNINPEGTVRQIFARCIGCRYCTNACPYTRRMFNWYKPEFPGELGEALNPDVSVRPKGVVEKCTLCHHRLQKAREEAKAAHRPLAEGDYVPACVEVCPSGAMYFGDLEDGNSSVAQLAHSPRAFRLLEELGTKPKVIYLAEGEWSGGNGNASKT; translated from the coding sequence ATGCCGCGTTGGGGAATGGTCATCGATCTGGCCAAGTGCACCGCATGCCAGGCCTGTACCGTCGCCTGTCAGAGCGAGAACAACGTTACCTGTGTGCCGCCTGCCGAGGCGGCACGCGGACGGATCCTTTCCTGGATCAGTGTGCTGCCCGAGGTCGAAGGCGAGTACCCACGCATCGGCATGCGCCTGATGCCGGTTCCGTGTGTCCACTGCGACAGTCCGCCGTGTATCCGCGTCTGCCCAGTCGGCGCCACGAACATCAACCCGGAAGGCACCGTGCGACAGATCTTCGCCCGCTGCATCGGCTGCCGGTACTGCACCAATGCCTGCCCGTATACGCGGCGCATGTTCAATTGGTACAAGCCCGAGTTCCCGGGCGAACTGGGCGAAGCGCTGAATCCCGATGTGTCCGTGCGGCCCAAAGGAGTGGTGGAGAAGTGCACGCTGTGCCACCACCGCCTTCAAAAAGCGCGCGAGGAAGCCAAGGCCGCTCACCGGCCGTTGGCCGAAGGCGACTACGTGCCCGCCTGCGTGGAGGTCTGTCCCTCCGGCGCGATGTATTTCGGCGACTTAGAGGATGGCAACAGCAGCGTCGCCCAGTTGGCCCACAGCCCGCGCGCATTTCGTCTGCTCGAAGAGTTGGGGACCAAACCCAAGGTCATCTATCTCGCGGAAGGGGAGTGGAGTGGCGGAAACGGCAATGCAAGCAAAACATGA
- a CDS encoding cytochrome c: MASRRQLAFWIVAAVSALTLLIAMVVWLQAHAPRRVATTFLMGDPKLGATLFERKGCGRCHAVNGWGGHIAPDLGATPTGSADLNQLVPAMWNHAPEMWKRMEMEKVAPAPISESDMADLFAYLYVARYLDEPGDLGRGERMFRTKGCIRCHSVDGAGGTAGPNLAKISGVDTPIEWTQTMWNHAPVMEEGMQAAGLSWPNFSGKEMNDLLAYIRGKSGAQRTEHKLLPASPNEGWKVFQQKGCIVCHSVKGEGGTIGPELGTRQYLPSSMVEFAGVMWNHSPGMFRTMKERNLERPKFEGQEMADLMAFLAGLRYFEPSGAAKGGASLFVQRGCANCHGPNGEGTSKGPRLRGKGRGFGTISLATALWSHGPEMYQRTKAVGLPWPKLGEDDLGDLIAFLNSPAEGKR; the protein is encoded by the coding sequence ATGGCCTCTCGACGACAACTCGCGTTCTGGATCGTAGCGGCGGTGAGCGCATTGACACTGCTGATCGCGATGGTGGTCTGGCTCCAGGCACATGCCCCGCGGCGGGTGGCCACCACTTTCCTGATGGGCGACCCCAAGCTAGGCGCGACACTGTTCGAGCGCAAAGGCTGCGGCCGATGTCACGCGGTGAACGGCTGGGGTGGCCACATCGCCCCCGATCTTGGCGCGACGCCTACCGGCAGCGCCGACCTGAACCAACTCGTTCCTGCCATGTGGAACCACGCGCCCGAAATGTGGAAGCGCATGGAAATGGAGAAAGTTGCGCCTGCGCCGATCAGCGAAAGCGACATGGCGGACCTATTCGCCTACCTGTACGTCGCCCGATACCTCGATGAACCCGGCGATCTGGGACGGGGCGAACGGATGTTCCGCACGAAAGGATGTATCCGCTGTCACTCGGTGGACGGCGCGGGTGGCACCGCCGGGCCCAACCTGGCGAAGATCTCCGGCGTAGATACGCCCATCGAGTGGACGCAAACCATGTGGAACCACGCCCCGGTGATGGAAGAAGGGATGCAGGCGGCAGGGCTTTCGTGGCCAAACTTTTCCGGCAAAGAAATGAACGACCTGCTGGCATACATCCGCGGGAAATCCGGAGCACAACGCACGGAGCACAAGTTGTTGCCGGCCAGTCCGAATGAAGGCTGGAAAGTGTTCCAACAGAAGGGCTGCATCGTCTGCCATTCGGTCAAGGGCGAGGGCGGCACCATCGGACCGGAGCTGGGGACACGCCAGTATCTGCCGTCCAGCATGGTCGAGTTTGCGGGCGTGATGTGGAACCACTCTCCCGGAATGTTTCGGACCATGAAGGAGCGCAACCTCGAAAGGCCGAAGTTCGAGGGCCAGGAAATGGCGGACCTGATGGCCTTCCTTGCGGGTCTCAGGTACTTCGAGCCGAGTGGCGCGGCAAAAGGAGGCGCCAGCTTGTTTGTCCAGCGCGGTTGCGCCAATTGCCATGGACCGAACGGCGAAGGCACGAGCAAAGGCCCCAGGCTTCGCGGCAAGGGCCGCGGCTTTGGGACCATCTCTCTGGCGACCGCGCTCTGGAGCCATGGTCCCGAGATGTACCAACGCACGAAAGCCGTCGGACTGCCGTGGCCCAAGCTCGGCGAGGATGACCTGGGAGACCTGATCGCATTCCTCAACTCTCCGGCCGAGGGAAAACGATGA